In Oncorhynchus kisutch isolate 150728-3 unplaced genomic scaffold, Okis_V2 scaffold801, whole genome shotgun sequence, the following proteins share a genomic window:
- the smim14 gene encoding small integral membrane protein 14 isoform X4 has translation MAEGGFDPCECICTQEHAMRRLISLLRQSQSYCTDTECPQDLPGPSGSVGGGDLTVPVVLMGWMVLVLLLFLLRPNSLRGSPAPPAGKPTGPHSVES, from the exons ATGGCGGAGGGAGGCTTTGACCcctgtgagtgcatctgcacgcaggAGCACGCCATGAGACGACTCATCAGCctg CTACGTCAGTCTCAGTCCTACTGTACAGACACAGAGTGTCCTCAGGACT TACCAGGACCCAGTGGCTCAGTAGGAGGTGGAGACCTGACTGTCCCCGTGGTTCTGATGGGCTGGATGGTTCTGGttctgctcctcttcctcctcagaccCAACAGCCTCAGAGGATCCCCAGCACCGCCTGCCGGCAAACCTACTGGACCTCACAGTgtag AGTCGTGA